TTCAGTTAACCTAATTTAAATTTCTGGCATATTGatgaaatgtattcagttttgtgtttctgattAAATCTGGGAGATTCTTTAGTTGTTCTGATGTTATGTATACTGTTTATGGAATGCGTTTGAGGACTGTCCTGAGAAATCTTTAGATATTTCATTAACCAATGGATTTCCCGTTTTCCTTCCCGGCGCGTCTGGAATGTTGTGCGCGCGCGcctgcatgtgggtgtgtgcacacAGGTCGGTGCACGTGCGCGTGTCCGTATGGAAAATAAGCCACAGATTTGAGACACTGACTTTAACATATTTTGAggagattttgttttctttatgtatttatttatttttttcccccacacaccaatacacagtTTGACTCGTAGAATAACTCATTTTCGTTCTGCAAGCTACAGACACCTTCTACACCAACCGTGCTGATTTTGCGAGCATCCTTGAGCGGATTTGCAAGCGGCGGGAAtccatatgtatgtgtgtaacatCTGACAGTTTTAAAGAATCTATGAAATGGCGCTGAACAGAAGTAACAGCAAAATGATTGTAAATCACAAAGAAGAAGACGACAGCTGACAGAAAATCTTTTCAAATTATTGGGTCCCAAATATgggaaaaatataataataatatgggGTCCCAAATATAGGGAAGCCGTGCAGTCTATGTTGGTAACAACCAGacattttgcagaaatgcaatacatttaatATGCAATTTATACATATgttcataaatgtatttatcaatataaataattacacagaCTATTCTTCAATACATGTACAGTTGGAgcaacaaatttattttttaaacacacaaatttcaatgaaataaaaacatataaataataaaatatacattagaAAAGGTATTATCTAACTAAGACGCCTGTTTTACGCCTGTTTTAATAAAGTTACCGAAACTggtttataataataaatacactaTGTACACATCAGCATCAATGTCATAAGTGTTATGCTTACTGCAGTTACAGCTTCTTTGGGCACCACTGCTGTGAGAATCCGCGCAGCGTCACTTTTCCGCGGGCGTAGATGTCAAACTCCGAGCCCCTGTTGAGTCGTTTGACGAGGTTCTTTTCGAACGTCACGGGGTGGTAGTGTCCCATGGTGCATTGCCAGTTGTGGACGTCCTGAAAATAGTGACAGAGGCGCGTCTTTCTGTGGGAGGGCAGGAACTCGTACACGCTGACCTGCTCGCAGAGGTTCATCATCACGGCGACGCCTTCAGAGTATtcagaacacagaaacacaaagaaaacactcatttttcactgtttatttccTCAACAGGACACTTGCACTCAGGGGTGACAGTGAACATGTTttgcagagtaaaaaaaaaaaatgaagtaatgtaatacAGAGGGCACACTTGCTACaacatttgtgaatgaaaaatgtaacattacaacacacaGTTCTGGattccagtgtttctcaatcctactcctggaggcccactgtcctgcatatcttctatctatccttgctccaaacacgCCTGATTGAAATTActgtgcatgctcttgattaaatcaggtgtgctcagctaatcaaaagtgccactgatgagttcagtcaggtaggtagagcagggaaagatggaaagcgtgcagagcagggggcccccatgagcaggattgagaatcagtgctctaaCCTCTACTCCaacatttctcaaacctctcctggaggaccctttgtcctgcatgttttagatctctccctgctccaacacagctgattcaaatgatcaactcgttatgaactcctgaagctgctcattaacaaactgaacatttaaatcagctgtgttggagcatggagagatctaaaacatgcagggcaaggggtcctccaggagaggttaGAGAAACGCTGCTGTACTCCACACTACTGCAGTCAGAACATTACACCCCTCTGGTCTCGAAATCAAGCGCTCTGATAACCCAATCACACACTGTTGTCCTCTCCATGACCATCAGTTTGGGTGTGATATTACTAAATTGCCAGAAACACATATGATCTCAAGTCTTGTCTTTACTTACGAGTACTAAGCAACACTAAATCCTCATCATTTATCCAGGATTTGTGTTTAAAACACCACGGGGCAGGACAGTATTTAGCTCGGATGAGGTCTCAAAAGTTCACCAGAGCACTGTGTCCTTTTTGACCCCTGTGCTGTCTTAAAGGTTGCcttatgacagaaaaaataaaaaactggaCTACGTATGACACTCCCTCTGATAGCACATTGTTGGAAAACTGAGTGATGTTGCAAGCAGTTCTCTCTCAGAAGAGCTCTCTTAAAAGAGGTAATCTAACAGTGATATTATTGTATGCCTCAATGATGGGGACCGGTTCAGCAACGCAGACAACACCAGTGAAAGCCACAGAGATGGTCAGGCTGCACTTGTGTGTAGTCACAGATCTAAGCTTGGGACAGTGTTCAGTTTTCAGAAATGCCCAGAAGTGTATTACATTTGCTAAGCTATAATGCAGAGCGGTTTACCTACATTAGATTTTTACATTGTGTCTGTTTACACTGCCGGATAGTCCTTGAGGAAATTTGGGTTGAGCACATTGCACCaaggtacagcaacagtgccccaccgAGGAATCGAAACAGCAACCTCTGTTCTTACCCAGCATCCCGGAGGAAGGGGGGTTGGGCTGGATGTCCATTGGTGAGTTCTCCTGAATGACGTCCCACAGGTCCCACTGGAAGGAGGCGCTCAGGAtgtaaaatggctgctgtgggCGGAGTCGGCGATAGTCCCTGTACCTCTGCAGGAAGCCATAGTCTGGCTTCTTGTACcactgtgggaggagaggaaaaaaacatgcccCGCCCCTTAGGATGACAGGATGATGTCATGTTCTCAGAGGATGACATCTGCCATCAGTGGGGTGACCAGGacatatatatatgaatgtgtatatgAATCCATGttttggggcagcagtgcagcatagtggtaaaggagtagggctcgtaactgaaagattgctggttcaattccacattggggtactgctgctgcacccttggtccaggtacttaacccacaattgcctcagtaaatacccagctgtataagtggataaaattgAGACCTAtgttagtcgctctggataagagcatctgctaaatgacaataatgtgatgtaatggtggGGTCTGTTTCTGCAAGCAAAGACAGAATGAGGCCTGGGGAACCCTAAAAATAACCCCTTATGGGTTTTTGCTTGTGTCGTACTCTACTTCACTTGGAAGTCGCTTTGTATAAAATCATCTGCAAAAAggataaatgtaaacataaaaataggTCAAACTAGCGTGATATCGGTAACTCGCTGAACTGAATGAATTATAGTGTTTTTCCACATGGAGAGCAATGCCTGCTCATTGGTTCATATGggccagtgattgacagtgcaTGATAAGTCCCACCCATAACAGAAGAACACAGCTTCAGTATATAATCATAACGTCAAGCATTTGGGCCAACTTCTGGAAAGACATGTCCTGTTATCAGGATGATATCATGGCCAGCAAGGCTAGGCTGCACTTTGGAGTAGCGTGATTGAATGAGTACTCACAGCATAGAGGTCTCTGGAGTACGGTGCAGGATGCCACACAATGAGAGCTCCTGTGCTGTACAGAGGATCTGTGTGGAAAGCTGCAGACATCAGGatctgtgtgaaaacagaaaactcagGGGTTAAATGGGAAGACCCCTTTGAATTTTTATGTTACATGCAGTTTACTTTTATATTACAGGAGCACATTCTATCATTCAGTCACAAGGACCAGAGGTAGTGTGGATGGGAACACTTTGTTGGGACTATGGTCTGGATTTAAGCAAGACCACCAAGTCACCTCAAGCAAAAGACCTGAGGTGATTGAATGCAGCAAAgcttgacattttaaatgacacagCACTCGCTGGTGACTTGCTGATGATGTGCCAGTTTTGACTAAACCCCTTCACACTTTTATACTTAACTCTGATACTGTGAGGAAAATGTAATAAGTGTATATTTTATTAGCAGTAACTTCCCAAGAGTGTATGCACTGTTCCTGTTTCAAAGATCTGGTTTCTGCATTCATGTAATTAATTGCTTTATGACTCAAAATCTTGATTTTAGAAGGAGACTGAGGCTGGGAtaagaaagagaatgagatCAAGCAGAAGCCAAAAAGGCAAAACGTTTTTGCATTGTgcggtttttattttattttgcggcgctgaatttcatattttatttcattttcattcgTTTTCTGTGCTTTcggtgtgtgttttctctctctcagtgtgaaaCACTTGTCCGAATCAATTTGCTTCCTGTATTTCTCCATGTCCTGTCATTCACGAATTGTCATTTTGGTGTgtaattgtatttaaatgtacaagTATGGACACAGTATTAAAatcttattaatatttaacttAATCCCACATTCATCCAGGGTTTTTATTAACAAATTTTATTGACAATTATTTATTGACAGCTCACACACCTCTGAGATGGGCTAAAATTTGGACAGAacatatgcaaatattaaaaattgcCTGCCCTGCCGTTGGGTTTATTGAGGCAGTGTAGGGTAGACTGACAAAGAGAGGCGGCAATAAACGTAAATGAACCGCTCCTCTGCGTGGCGTCTGGAGACCTAAGAGCTGCAGATTCATTAGCGGCCACAAGGGGCAGTGTTTGACACATCATTCAGAGATGCGTATTTAAATTCTCTGCTGTGTGATCCTTTAATTTACCATCCTCACCCCAAACCCCTATGTGTGTTGACTTCCATTGAATgcattgaaaattaaaatcttGTGTATCTTCCTTTTATATTATGCTGCTTAAAGTCGCTGTGGAATTATAACTAATGGCGGAATCCGAGGGCAAGTTGTTTccgcttgtttgtttttttttttttttttacctgggaATTGACGATGCGAATGGTTGTTCTGTTCCCCACGTCTACACTGTATTCATCAGTCGGGGCTGCATTTAAGCGAAGTACGGCATCATGGGAGTCTAACAGAACAGGAAAAGTGCAGGAATAAGCAAGGTAACAGCAGCTCAGAGGCTGCAATCAAGCTGCACCAACTCCCATAAAAGAGAAACAGCGGGTCTGTGTAAATCTTCACTTTAAGATTCATTAACAAACATAATATGTCTTAGATGCAGTATATCATATGTATTTAAGACTAATTGATATGACTTACCAATTTCCACCCCCAAGCCAGAATTTTTGATAGACCCCGATGACATCACCACAGCGCACGTCTTAAATGGCCCCAGCTTCTCCGCCAGGGTCTCTGCAGGGAGGACTTTCTCCCATTCGTCTCCCGAAAAGGGCCCGTCCCCGGCCCTGACTGTCCC
The nucleotide sequence above comes from Megalops cyprinoides isolate fMegCyp1 chromosome 2, fMegCyp1.pri, whole genome shotgun sequence. Encoded proteins:
- the LOC118772100 gene encoding beta-galactoside alpha-2,6-sialyltransferase 1-like, translated to MEFRKKPHLVFSVATAMCLFLYTYHSAVLTSSPLWTWLGHGGATDVPEEESFTVPPAPPAADGGDRWSVWNEFSASISKEVLQSLKEQWSANRFRVPQNLTRRNTTLGREDLLCELKARVPLGTVRAGDGPFSGDEWEKVLPAETLAEKLGPFKTCAVVMSSGSIKNSGLGVEIDSHDAVLRLNAAPTDEYSVDVGNRTTIRIVNSQILMSAAFHTDPLYSTGALIVWHPAPYSRDLYAWYKKPDYGFLQRYRDYRRLRPQQPFYILSASFQWDLWDVIQENSPMDIQPNPPSSGMLGVAVMMNLCEQVSVYEFLPSHRKTRLCHYFQDVHNWQCTMGHYHPVTFEKNLVKRLNRGSEFDIYARGKVTLRGFSQQWCPKKL